In Chlorobiota bacterium, the sequence GCTCAACCGGAATGGTGGGGGATGGGATCAACGACGCGCCCGCGCTGGCCGGCGCAACCATTGGCTTTGCGATGGGCGCGGCGGGGACAAACGTGGCGCTGGAAACCGCCGACGTTGCGCTGATGGAGGACAACCTGCGGAAGCTGCCGGAGTTCATCCGGTTGTCGCGGCGGGCGTTCGGGGTGCTGTGGCAAAACATCGCCATTGCCCTGGGGCTGAAACTGATATTTTTCGTGCTGGCGGTGCTGGGCTACGCCACACTCTGGATGGCGGTGTTTGCCGACATGGGAGCATCGCTGATTGTGGTGGCCAACGGCCTGCGACTGCTGCGCGGAAGTGCGATTGCTTCCGCCGCCGGGTCCGCCGCCACGGCAACCGCAACCGTTGCCGACCCGCTTGCTGCCAGCAGCTGCAACAGCCATTGCTGCGGCCACACCAGCAGCCAGGCTGATGAGGATCATCAACACGACCACCGCCACACGGCGGTGCAACCATAACCGCAGGGAAGGGGCATCCGCCCGCAGCAGAAAGGAATCAAACCTTCGCACACCTTTTTGGGAGAGCACAGCATGACAACACGAACCCTTTGCCACGGACTTCTTACGCTGATTTTAACAACGCTTGCGGCAAAAGCGCAGGAGGCCACACCGCCAGACACCACATGGAAAACGGGAGGGCAAGTTGGGGTGAACTTCTCGCAGGTGGCGCTTTCCAACTGGGCCGGTGGTGGCCAGAACACGTTAGCAATCGCAGGGCTGGTGAACCTGTTCGGCAACATGAAGACCGAGGTCTCGACGTGGGATAATGGGTTGGAGGTTGGCTACGGTTTCACAAAACTTGCCGAACAAGATTTCCGCAAAAGCGATGATAAAGTGATCGTGATCTCCAAGTATGGCTACAAGGCCACCGACCAGCTATTCTACAGCGGCTTGCTTGATGCCCGCACCCAACTGAGCGATGGTTTCAACTACGACAAGATAGACAGCGCAACCGGGGACCCTACGGTCATCTCGCGGTTTGCTGCACCGGCCTACGTCACGCTTGGTCTTGGTGCCACGTGGAAGCCCGCCAGCTACTTCGAGGTCTTCCTTGCGCCAGTTTCTAACCGATTGATCCTTGTGATGGACGACGAACTGTCGGCAGCCGGGGCGTTCGGCGTGGACCCGGGGAAGAAGGTGAAAAGTGAGCTTGGCGCGTTGCTGAACGCCACATTCAAAAAGGAGCTGATGACCAACGTGACGCTCAGCTCGCGGCTGAATGTCTTCTCCGCCTACTCAACATTCGACAAAGCGGTGGTGACGTGGGAATCGTTGTTGGGGCTGAAAGTGAATGACTACATCACCGCAAGCGTTGCGCTGGATGTGCTGTACGATGAGAAGGTGAAGATCACCCGCGACGACAAAACGATTGGGCCATCAACCCAAATCCGGGAAGTGTTAGCGATTGGATTCGGGTACAAATTTTAGGGGGAATGGCAATAAACAACAACGCCCGACTGGTGCAGTCGGGCGTTGTTGTTTTGGTACCGCGTACGAGATTCGAACTCGTGTTACCGGCGTGAGAGGCCAGCGTCCTAGACCCCTAGACGAACGCGGCAGATGGATCGGGGAAATATCCAAACAAAGCGATGAAGTTGCCCCGCCAGGGCTCGAACCTGGACTCTTCTGATCCAGAGTCAGACGTGTTGCCAGTTACACCACAGGGCAGTTATTGCTGGGTTGCCAAACGGATGACGGAGGGCAAACATAGCGAAGCCAACTCCGGCAAGCAAGGGGCGCATCCCCCAGCAAAGGAAGGATGCAAAACCACCAGCAGAATGCTTTGTTGTTATCAAAGAACATCACCTTCAATCCACACGTGGACCCGATCGGGATCGAACCGACGACCTCTAGAGTGCGATTCTAGCGCTCTCCCAAACTGAGCTACGGGCCCGGCACAACGAGGGGCAAACATACGTTCTTGGCGCAAACCGTGTCAAGCCTGGAAGCCTGGGAAAATGTAGCAGTGTTTCGCCCCAGCGATTTTCCCCCCTTGCCAACAGCCGGTGGTTCGGTATGTTCGGGGACGGAAACCGGAAGCTGATGGCTGGCCAATCAAGCCTGGCGGGTGGTGAAGAAGCCTCCGGTTCCCCGCAAGCCAATCGCAAACAATTCTCAATAAACCTGATGATCGTTTTCACTGAAAAAGCTCCGGCTCCTATCGGCCCATACTCGCAGGGGAAAGTGTTCGGGAACCTGCTGTTCACCGCCGGGCAAATCGGGCTGACCCCAGCCGGCGACCTTGCCCATGGCCTTGAGGCGCAAACCCGGCAAGTGCTGGAAAACCTGCGGGCGGTGTTGGAAGCTGGCGGCGCAAATTTTGGGTCCGTGCTGAAGACCACCATTTTCCTGAAAGACATGAACGATTTCGGGGCCGTCAACAGCATCTATGCCGAGGTCTTCGGCGATTCCGCGCCGGCGCGCTCAACGGTGCAAGCCGCACGCCTGCCAAAGGATGCGCTGGTTGAAATTGAAGCCATTGCCGCGATTGCATGATTCGCGTTCTTCTCTCCACCTTCTGCTTGCTGCTGCTGGCCGCAGCAATGGCAACGGCCCAGGGGGCGGATACCACCATCGCGCCACCCACCCCCGCCGACAGCGTTGCCGCAGCCCCCAGCACAGCGATGACCAAAAACCCAACAACGGCGGTTCTGCTATCGCTGATTCCGGGTGGGGGGCAGATGTACAACGAGCAGTATTGGAAAGCTCCGTTGTTTGTTGGGGTGGCGGGGTTTTTCGTTTTCCAGGCTGTTCGTTACCACAACCTCTATCGCGACCAAGCCAACCTGGTGGCGGCCACGCCCGAAACCGACAACGCCTACGCTCGGCTGAAACAAATCCGTGAAATCTACCGGGATGAACGCGACGTAAACATCGCCTACTACTTGGGGATTGACATCCTTTGCATGGTTGATGCCTACGTTGGTGCGCACCTGTTCGATTTCAATGTTGACGAGGACCTTACGTCGCGCATCTGGTTCAACCCCGTGAATCCTGGCATTGGGGTGTCGTTGCAGTGGTAAGCGATTCCCGCTTCCCACGCCATGTAACACATTCAAGGATTGCCCCCCATTTCTCGGCTGGGCTATCTTTGCACTCTTCCATCAATCAATCCATTCCTGAAGCATAACAACCACAATGGCGAAACGTTCGACCACAACCCCAACAACCCAAGCAGCCAACGGCAAGCCGAAGGCAAATGCCACAAACGGTGCGGCGGCCACCACCACTCCAGCGGCTGCATCGCCCATTGATTGGCTGGCGGTTGCGCGGCAGCTTCTGGTTAGCCGTGCGCTGGACCATATCGAGGAATCGAAACTGGTTCCTGGGGGGCTTATCACCTATCAGTTCTCCTCGCGTGGGCATGACCTTGCGCAAATTCTGCTTGGGATGCTGATGGACCACCCGCACGATGCTGCCACCGTCTATTATCGCTCCCGTCCGTTTGTGTTGGCACAAGGGCTTACGCCGGAGGAGGCGTTGCGGAGCACAATGGGGCGCAGCGGCGGCATCAGCGAGGGGCGGGATATTGGGGTGGTGCATAATCTGCCGTCGCGGGGGCGGGCAACGGTGCTTCCCACCAGCGGCGACGTTGGCGCGCAATACTCCCCTGCCGCCGGATGGGCCCAAGCGATTCGGTACCGTGCCGAGGTGTTGCAGCAATCGGAATGGAACGGGGCGATGGCCGCAGCATTGGGGGGGGATGGCTCCTGCGCCACCAACGGATTCTGGGCCGCGCTGAACATCGTCACCGTCGGCCAGCTTCCCTACTTGTTTTTTATTGAAGACAACGGGTTTGGAATCTCCGTTCCGGGCATCTATCAAACGCCTGGCGCGAACATTGCCCAGAACCTTGGCTCCTTCCAGAACCTGCGGGTGATAAGCGGCAGCGGGACCGATCCCGAAGAGACCTCGCGGCTGATTTCCGAGGCCGTGGCCCACATCCGTTCCGGGAAGGGGCCGGTGCTGCTCCATCTGAAAGTCCCACGGCTAAGCGGCCACTCCTTTGTTGACACCCAGGCCTACAAATCCCCCGAGCTTCTGCAGGAGGAACGGGCAAACGACCCGCTTCCCAAACTGCGCGATTACCTGATCGGCAAAGGGGTGCTGACTGCCGAGAAATGGGGGGAACTGGAGGCCGAAGCCACCGCCGAAGTTGCCGCCGCCGCCGAACGCGCCACCGCTGCGCCAGATCCGGAAATTGCCCATGCCCAAGAGAACGTCTATTACACCGAAGGGATGATCCAAAAAACGGGGGGTGATCTTCCAGAAATTGGAGCCGAGGCCTACGGAAAACGGCTTCATGGGACCGACCAACCCGCGCCAAACGGACCACGGATGAATCTGATAGATGCCGTCCGCCGCACCCTGATGCAGGAGTTGGAGGCGAACAATCGCGTGCTGGTTTTTGGGGAGGATGTGGGGAAGAAAGGGGGGGTGCATGGGGCAACGGTGGATATGCAAATCCGTTTTGGGGAGTCGCGGGTGTTCGACACGTCGCTGAATGAAGAGGGGATTATTGGCCGCTCGGTCGGCATGGCAATCGCGGGGCTGATGCCGGTTCCGGAGATCCAATTCCGCAAGTACGCGGACCCGGCTCACGAGCAGATCAACGACTGCGGAACGATGCGCTGGCGCACCGCCAACAATTTTGCCGCGCCGATGGTCGTTCGGATTCCGGTTGGGTTTGGCAAAAAAACTGGGGACCCGTGGCACTCGGTTAGTGGTGAGTCAATCTATGCTCACTTGATTGGGTGGCGCGTTGCCTTCCCTTCCAACGCCGCCGATGCCGTTGGGCTGCTGCGGACCGCGCTTCGCAGCAACGATCCCACGTTCTTCTTCGAGCATCGCGCCTTGCTGGACACGAAGGAGGCCCGCCGCCCCTATCCTGGCGATGATTACATGGTCCCCTTTGGTGTTGCCAACGTGGTGAAAGAAGGGACGGAGGTGACGATAGTGACGTGGGGGGAAATGGTGCATCGGGCATTGGAAGCCGCCGCACAGGTGGAAGCCAGCGTGGAGGTGTTGGACCTTCGGACCGTGATGCCGTGGGATCGCGAGGCCGTGCTCCGTTCGGTTCGCAAAACCAGCCGCTGCATTGTGGTGCACGAGGACAACCTAACCTGCGGTTTCGGTGCCGAGATTGCCGCAACGATAGCGCAAGAGGCCTTCACCCATCTTGATGCCCCGGTCGAGCGGCTAACCACCCCCGACATCCCAATCCCCTACAACCTCACCTTAATGGAAGCCGTGGTCCCAACCGTGGAGACGATCAAGGAAAGGATTGGGAAGGTGATGCGGTTTTAGGAAAAGGGATTGAGTCCATGACAGAAAGCAGCACGGGGAAGAGAACTGGATTCTCTTCCCCGTGCTGCTTTGTAGAACTCCATGATGCTGATCTTCCCGCTTTGCCCTGCCTCCTTGATGCTTTTTCAGGGAACCATCGCCCCCTCCCTGCCTCCTACCACCGCAACACATCCGTTCACAGAATCAAGAGGGTAAGGAGGTATTGACATGGAACGCACCGTACGCTTATCACCGATCTCGGTTATCATTTTTGCGATCGCATTACTCTGTGCCATAGGGAGGTTATACGGGCAGAGTCCGCCACAAAACGGAGTGGTGTATGTCTGCTTGTTCATGCACAATGAGGACAATCTTCTGCGGGACCTCACCAGCCAAGTCTCGCAGGAACGCTACGTGCAGAATCGGGCCGCGCTGGTGGAGTTCTGCCGAATGATCCAGCGGAATGGAGTGGCGTTCAATTGGGAACCAGAGTGGTTGTTTCTGGAGGCTGCGCTGAAATGGGAAACGCCGGAGTTAATGGCGCAAACCAATGGGAAGAACATTGTGCGGTTCATCAAGGAGGATATGGGAATATCGGTTGACCCGCACTCGCACGAGCAAAAAGGCTACAACTACGCCGACGTTGCTTGCCTGATTGACTCGTTGGGGGTGAAGCCAACAACGGTAATCGGTGGGCACGTGTGGGATCCCGAGTCGCCAAACTTTCAGGAGTGGGACCGATTCCGCCAGCCGCTGCGGGGGAGCAAGTATCCGTGGTATGTCTGGCCCGGGAATATCTTGATTGGCAGCGGCACGCCAAACCACGTCAACGACCCATCCCCTTCCGGTGTCTGGCGACCAAAAGACCGCTACAACTACTTCGTTGATGACCCCAACGCGAACGTCTATGCTGTGGGCCAGTATGCAAGCACGGTGGAGGGAGTTCGCCAGTTGGTGGATCTGTACAAAAACGGGGCCATCTCTTCCGACAAAATCTTAACCGCAACCTTCAGCACCGGACAAGGGCGGCTGCCCGGCGAGACCAAACCATTTGAGGACACGGTGGTGAAGCCATTGTTGGAAATGCAGGCACGTGGGGAGGTGAAAATCGTCACCTTTGTTGAGCTTATTCGCCTTTTCGAGGAGGAGTATGGTGGCGCGGGGCATATCTACAATGCTCCGTCGGGAACCAGCAGCGTCGGGGAAACGAGCAATGCCGCAGAGTACCAGTTGCAGGCGATTCCTAACCCGGCAACGTCGTCAACAATGGTCAGGTTTGCGGTGCCGGAATCGGCTTCGGTAGCGGTGACGTTGCATGACCTTGTTGGCCAGTGCGTGGCAAATCTTGCAGAGGGGCGTGTTGAAGCTGGTTCCTACTCAATTCCATTGCCCGCGAGGATTGCTGCCGGGGCGTATTTGCTTCGGTTGCAGACACCAGCGGGGGCTGTGACAGCTCCCCTGTGGGTGATGGAATAAGGCACGAAAACCCCAGCTACCAAAACGGTTCATAGCTTACAACTGATGACTTGCAACCTTTCACAGCATCGGGCCTTTCCGATGGTGCATATTGCAGCTCCTTCAACAACGGCCCCGCACAAACGGGGCTGTTTTATCGAAGGGAAGCTCTTTGAATGGCGTAAGCAAACAGTGGCACAACCACCACAAAGCGGGAGGTTGCAACAGAAGTTTTACAGCGATAAAATCGCTTGACTTCGGAAAGCCAAAGGTCGTATGTTCGCAGCCCTTTTTCACCGGACAGCGGCGCAAGAAAAAAACTTGCACGCGGTGAAAAAAATGCTTGACATCGGATAAACGAACGCTGTATGTTTGCAGCCCTTTTTCACCGGTCGGCGGCGCAAGAAAAAAAACTTGCGGACAGTGAAAAAAGTACTTGACATCGGATAAACGAAAGCCGTATGTTTGTGGCCCCTCTGAAACGGCCACTCGCCAAAATCAGAAACGGAAGTTCTTTGACAACGAAGATGATCGAATCCAAGCAGGCTGCTGCGAAAGCAGGGCAGGCGCGGAATCGAGGATAAACAGGAAGATAGCCATTTAAGTGTGCAGCAAACACACGACAAGTAGCTAAGGTTCTTGCATCGAGAGAAAGCAATAATGCAAAACCTGCTAAACAGCAGGCTCTTGATTCATAGAGTGCTATAATACATAACCAGTACACGTGAATCAGGCATCATACCTTCGTTAAAAAGATATGAACATATTTTTCCAACGGAGAGTTTGATCCTGGCTCAGGACGAACGCTGGCGGCGTGCTTAATACATGCAAGTCATAGGGGCTAATTTCCTTCGGGAGATTGGTCACTGGCGCACGGGTGCGTAACGCGTAAGTTATCTGCCCTTGGGTCTGGCATAACGTCGGGAAACCGGCGCTAATTCCAGATGATATCGCAAGATCAAAGCCTTCGGGCGCCCAAGGATGAGCTTGCGTCTGATTAGCTTGTTGGCGGGGTAATGGCCCACCAAGGCGACGATCAGTAGCCGGTCTGAGAGGATGATCGGCCACATTGGGACTGAGACACGGCCCAGACTCCTACGGGAGGCAGCAGTAAGGAATATTGCGCAATGGACGAAAGTCTGACGCAGCAACGCCGCGTGCAGGATGAAGGCCCTTTGGGTTGTAAACTGCTGTAGAAAGGGAATAATAGTTTGCCACGGGTGAACTTGAAGGTACCTTTAAAGTAAGCGCCGGCTAACTACGTGCCAGCAGCCGCGGTAATACGTAGGG encodes:
- a CDS encoding DUF3078 domain-containing protein, with translation MTTRTLCHGLLTLILTTLAAKAQEATPPDTTWKTGGQVGVNFSQVALSNWAGGGQNTLAIAGLVNLFGNMKTEVSTWDNGLEVGYGFTKLAEQDFRKSDDKVIVISKYGYKATDQLFYSGLLDARTQLSDGFNYDKIDSATGDPTVISRFAAPAYVTLGLGATWKPASYFEVFLAPVSNRLILVMDDELSAAGAFGVDPGKKVKSELGALLNATFKKELMTNVTLSSRLNVFSAYSTFDKAVVTWESLLGLKVNDYITASVALDVLYDEKVKITRDDKTIGPSTQIREVLAIGFGYKF
- a CDS encoding RidA family protein; its protein translation is MIVFTEKAPAPIGPYSQGKVFGNLLFTAGQIGLTPAGDLAHGLEAQTRQVLENLRAVLEAGGANFGSVLKTTIFLKDMNDFGAVNSIYAEVFGDSAPARSTVQAARLPKDALVEIEAIAAIA
- a CDS encoding pyruvate dehydrogenase, giving the protein MAKRSTTTPTTQAANGKPKANATNGAAATTTPAAASPIDWLAVARQLLVSRALDHIEESKLVPGGLITYQFSSRGHDLAQILLGMLMDHPHDAATVYYRSRPFVLAQGLTPEEALRSTMGRSGGISEGRDIGVVHNLPSRGRATVLPTSGDVGAQYSPAAGWAQAIRYRAEVLQQSEWNGAMAAALGGDGSCATNGFWAALNIVTVGQLPYLFFIEDNGFGISVPGIYQTPGANIAQNLGSFQNLRVISGSGTDPEETSRLISEAVAHIRSGKGPVLLHLKVPRLSGHSFVDTQAYKSPELLQEERANDPLPKLRDYLIGKGVLTAEKWGELEAEATAEVAAAAERATAAPDPEIAHAQENVYYTEGMIQKTGGDLPEIGAEAYGKRLHGTDQPAPNGPRMNLIDAVRRTLMQELEANNRVLVFGEDVGKKGGVHGATVDMQIRFGESRVFDTSLNEEGIIGRSVGMAIAGLMPVPEIQFRKYADPAHEQINDCGTMRWRTANNFAAPMVVRIPVGFGKKTGDPWHSVSGESIYAHLIGWRVAFPSNAADAVGLLRTALRSNDPTFFFEHRALLDTKEARRPYPGDDYMVPFGVANVVKEGTEVTIVTWGEMVHRALEAAAQVEASVEVLDLRTVMPWDREAVLRSVRKTSRCIVVHEDNLTCGFGAEIAATIAQEAFTHLDAPVERLTTPDIPIPYNLTLMEAVVPTVETIKERIGKVMRF
- a CDS encoding T9SS type A sorting domain-containing protein; protein product: MHNEDNLLRDLTSQVSQERYVQNRAALVEFCRMIQRNGVAFNWEPEWLFLEAALKWETPELMAQTNGKNIVRFIKEDMGISVDPHSHEQKGYNYADVACLIDSLGVKPTTVIGGHVWDPESPNFQEWDRFRQPLRGSKYPWYVWPGNILIGSGTPNHVNDPSPSGVWRPKDRYNYFVDDPNANVYAVGQYASTVEGVRQLVDLYKNGAISSDKILTATFSTGQGRLPGETKPFEDTVVKPLLEMQARGEVKIVTFVELIRLFEEEYGGAGHIYNAPSGTSSVGETSNAAEYQLQAIPNPATSSTMVRFAVPESASVAVTLHDLVGQCVANLAEGRVEAGSYSIPLPARIAAGAYLLRLQTPAGAVTAPLWVME